One Monomorium pharaonis isolate MP-MQ-018 chromosome 4, ASM1337386v2, whole genome shotgun sequence DNA segment encodes these proteins:
- the LOC118645348 gene encoding secreted RxLR effector protein 161-like has product MDVSTKLSRNTAVSNEEQTAVPYRELVGFLMYIAMGSRPDIAHAVSCLICYNDCYQNAHWTVKRVLRYLRGTLDYSIIYKSTGGQSLIGFVNADWGSCPDDSRSYSGYVFVLGGGSIIWESRKQRTVALSSTEAQYMGVSDAFKEDLYLRKFVGELGLKILGVVIVLCDNLEAQKLALNPIFHSRTKHIDIRHHFVREKLESGEIALRHVSTEDMAADVLTKGLPRDKHNKCLRSLEMSRLPA; this is encoded by the coding sequence ATGGATGTCAGCACCAAACTGAGTCGGAACACAGCCGTGAGCAACGAGGAGCAGACCGCAGTTCCCTACCGAGAGCTGGTTGGATTCTTAATGTATATAGCCATGGGCTCAAGGCCGGATATTGCTCATGCTGTCAGCTGTTTAATCTGCTACAATGATTGTTATCAAAACGCACACTGGACAGTGAAACGAGTGTTGCGTTACCTTCGGGGTACTCTTGATTACTCCATCATCTACAAGTCCACCGGGGGGCAGTCTCTCATCGGATTTGTTAACGCAGACTGGGGAAGCTGTCCAGATGATAGTCGGTCATACAGCGGTTACGTTTTTGTTCTAGGTGGAGGTAGCATTATCTGGGAATCCAGGAAACAAAGGACGGTGGCTCTCTCCTCTACTGAGGCACAATATATGGGAGTCAGTGACGCTTTCAAGGAAGATCTATATCTACGAAAGTTCGTGGGAGAACTCGGATTGAAGATTTTAGGTGTTGTCATTGTGCTTTGCGACAACCTTGAGGCTCAGAAGCTTGCATTGAACCCCATTTTTCACTCTCGGACTAAACATATAGACATCCGGCACCATTTCGTACGTGAAAAATTGGAGTCAGGAGAAATTGCTTTAAGACACGTCTCGACGGAAGACATGGCTGCGGACGTGTTGACCAAAGGCCTTCCAAGGGACAAGCATAACAAATGCTTAAGATCTCTGGAAATGAGTCGACTCCCTGCATAA